From Deltaproteobacteria bacterium, the proteins below share one genomic window:
- a CDS encoding amidohydrolase family protein, which yields MDHLVRGKFVVTMARDGAAGVIRNGAVAVSGRDIVEVGRYQDLKTSYASAAVVGSSRHWVIPGFVNAHQHGKGLTDFQLGGRDDCFEISRFAAEPRAGLDPYLDVLYACKTMIEAGITTCLHYNSSLSPETYDADVDERLRAYRDAGMRVSFGLDIRDRNHIVYGDDEFLASLPPSLREQAAERYSRSRTAAPDDYFRTARRLAGSLDGDGGHARLFLTPAGPQWCTEDLLRAIRREASDHGLGIQIHVLETKYQRSYFLREYGRSAVQWLAGLDFLAPDVSLAHGVWLNREDARTTAAKGAAVVHNPSSNLRLRSGIAPLTEFHAAGVRLGMGLDSSPLNDRPDMFQEMRLAANLQRIPGAGPGLVPLEAIFRAATEGGTDVLGWGARCGTLEPGKRADLVLVDSCPIVEPYLARHQTPVDAMVYRGGAGAVDTVMVDGEILYRGRKHVRLDEKALLKEVKQKIAPAPRRKAGGLEARLAPRVRDFLESHEEHPVDPFYKFNDAG from the coding sequence ATGGACCATCTCGTTCGAGGCAAGTTCGTCGTGACCATGGCGCGGGACGGCGCCGCGGGAGTGATCCGTAACGGCGCCGTGGCCGTGTCGGGCCGGGACATCGTCGAGGTGGGACGCTACCAGGACCTCAAGACTTCCTACGCCAGCGCCGCCGTGGTGGGCTCCTCGCGCCACTGGGTGATCCCGGGGTTCGTCAACGCGCACCAGCACGGCAAGGGGCTCACGGACTTCCAGTTGGGCGGCAGGGACGACTGCTTCGAGATCTCCCGGTTCGCGGCCGAGCCCCGTGCTGGGCTCGATCCCTACCTGGACGTGCTCTACGCCTGCAAGACCATGATCGAGGCGGGCATCACCACGTGCCTGCACTACAACTCCAGCCTTTCGCCCGAGACCTACGACGCCGACGTGGACGAACGGCTGCGCGCCTACCGCGACGCGGGCATGCGCGTGTCCTTCGGCCTCGACATCCGCGACCGCAACCACATCGTGTACGGTGACGACGAGTTCCTGGCGTCGCTGCCGCCGTCGCTGCGGGAGCAGGCGGCCGAGCGTTACAGCAGGTCCCGGACCGCCGCGCCGGACGACTATTTCAGGACCGCGCGACGCCTTGCCGGCTCACTGGATGGCGACGGCGGCCACGCCAGGCTGTTCCTGACGCCGGCCGGGCCCCAGTGGTGCACCGAGGACCTCCTGCGCGCCATCCGCCGGGAGGCCAGCGATCACGGCCTGGGCATCCAGATCCATGTGCTCGAGACCAAGTACCAGCGCTCGTACTTCCTGCGGGAATACGGCAGGAGCGCGGTGCAGTGGCTCGCCGGACTGGACTTCCTGGCGCCGGACGTGAGCCTGGCTCACGGCGTGTGGCTCAACCGCGAGGACGCGCGCACCACCGCCGCCAAGGGCGCCGCGGTGGTCCACAACCCCAGCTCCAACCTGCGCCTGCGCAGCGGCATCGCCCCGTTGACGGAGTTTCACGCCGCGGGCGTGCGCCTCGGCATGGGGCTCGACAGCAGCCCGCTGAACGACCGCCCCGACATGTTCCAGGAGATGCGCCTCGCGGCCAACCTGCAGCGCATTCCCGGGGCCGGACCAGGCCTCGTGCCGCTGGAGGCCATCTTCCGCGCAGCCACCGAGGGCGGAACGGACGTCCTCGGCTGGGGCGCCCGCTGCGGCACCCTGGAGCCGGGCAAGCGCGCGGACCTGGTGCTGGTGGACTCGTGCCCCATCGTGGAGCCGTATCTCGCAAGACATCAAACGCCGGTGGACGCCATGGTCTACCGGGGCGGGGCGGGGGCCGTGGACACCGTCATGGTGGACGGTGAGATACTCTACCGGGGCCGCAAGCACGTGCGGCTCGACGAGAAGGCCTTGCTCAAGGAGGTCAAGCAGAAGATCGCGCCGGCGCCGCGCCGGAAGGCCGGCGGGCTGGAAGCGCGCCTCGCGCCGCGCGTGCGGGACTTCCTCGAGTCACACGAAGAACACCCCGTCGACCCGTTCTACAAGTTCAACGACGCCGGCTGA
- a CDS encoding amidohydrolase family protein has product MVIDVHTHIVPEDFPAVGNRAAGNRWPSMDHTGPETANVMIAGRNFRTVLDRCWSVPRRLREMAAADYAVDRQVLSPMPELLAYRLDPEDGRDLARYLNEVLMRMVDEAPERFYALGSVPLQDVDLAAAELARVKSLGLHGVELLSNVNGKSLGEPEFLPFFKAAEELDVPIFVHAQHVTFMDRVVGPPFIENIVAFPLEGALGIASMVTGGLMEACPNLRLCFSHGGGTFTQLLPRLENAWHQNPNFHALLPRKPSEYARMFFYDDVMFDNRTVRYLIDTVGVRQVVIGSDYPFQFRDQVPDDEFDALRLTAEEREWISSGNCLRFLGLEA; this is encoded by the coding sequence ATGGTCATCGACGTTCACACCCACATCGTCCCCGAAGACTTCCCCGCGGTGGGGAATCGCGCCGCCGGCAACCGCTGGCCCTCCATGGACCACACCGGGCCGGAGACCGCCAACGTGATGATCGCCGGGCGGAACTTCCGCACCGTGCTGGACCGCTGCTGGTCGGTGCCGCGCCGTCTGCGGGAAATGGCCGCGGCCGATTACGCCGTGGACCGCCAGGTGCTGTCGCCCATGCCCGAGCTTCTCGCCTACCGCCTGGACCCGGAGGACGGGCGCGACCTGGCGCGTTACCTGAACGAGGTGCTGATGCGCATGGTGGACGAGGCCCCGGAGCGCTTCTACGCTCTCGGCTCGGTGCCGCTCCAGGACGTGGATTTGGCGGCGGCGGAGCTGGCGCGGGTCAAGTCGCTGGGCCTTCACGGCGTCGAACTGCTCAGCAACGTCAACGGCAAGAGCCTGGGCGAGCCCGAGTTCCTGCCGTTCTTCAAGGCCGCCGAGGAGCTGGACGTGCCCATCTTCGTTCACGCCCAGCACGTCACCTTCATGGACCGCGTGGTGGGGCCGCCGTTCATCGAGAACATCGTGGCGTTCCCGCTGGAGGGCGCCCTGGGCATCGCCAGCATGGTCACCGGCGGGCTCATGGAAGCGTGCCCGAACCTGCGGCTGTGCTTCAGCCACGGCGGCGGCACCTTCACCCAACTCCTGCCGCGTCTGGAGAACGCGTGGCACCAGAACCCCAACTTCCACGCGCTCCTGCCGCGGAAGCCCTCCGAGTACGCGCGCATGTTCTTCTACGACGACGTGATGTTCGACAACCGCACCGTGCGTTATCTCATCGACACCGTGGGCGTTCGGCAGGTGGTCATCGGGTCCGACTACCCGTTTCAGTTCCGAGACCAAGTGCCGGACGACGAGTTCGACGCGCTGCGGCTCACGGCCGAGGAGCGTGAATGGATTTCCTCGGGCAACTGCCTGCGGTTCCTGGGACTGGAGGCTTAG